A region from the uncultured Bacteroides sp. genome encodes:
- a CDS encoding aldo/keto reductase: MEKITLNNGVNIPSVGVGVFRVEDAQVAYETVKLALSVGYRHIDTAMIYGNEEAVGKAMKDSGIAREEIFLTTKLWNDDQRSGKVAEAIEASLKRLGTDYVDLYLVHWPVKETYKNVWKKMEEVYKSGKAKAIGVSNYQPHHLDDLLQIAEVIPAVDQIECYPYLSQEAVIAYCKGKGIYPEAWGPLGAGKTDILVNPIITGIATTHGKSAAQVILRWNLQRGVIVIPKSIHEARLVENLSVTDFTLTAKQMEEISKLDKNLRLGSHPDNFNF; this comes from the coding sequence ATGGAGAAAATCACATTAAACAACGGAGTGAATATACCTTCCGTAGGGGTTGGCGTATTCAGAGTCGAAGATGCACAAGTTGCATACGAAACAGTAAAACTGGCATTATCGGTAGGCTACAGACACATCGACACTGCTATGATTTACGGAAACGAAGAAGCAGTAGGAAAGGCAATGAAAGATTCCGGCATAGCAAGAGAAGAAATATTCTTAACCACTAAATTGTGGAATGACGATCAACGCTCGGGCAAAGTAGCGGAAGCAATAGAAGCCAGCCTGAAAAGATTAGGTACTGATTACGTAGATTTATATTTAGTGCATTGGCCGGTCAAAGAGACCTATAAAAACGTATGGAAAAAGATGGAAGAGGTTTATAAAAGCGGCAAAGCAAAAGCCATTGGTGTAAGTAACTATCAGCCTCATCATTTGGACGATTTATTGCAAATAGCCGAAGTGATACCAGCTGTCGATCAAATAGAATGCTATCCTTATCTCTCGCAGGAAGCTGTTATTGCTTATTGCAAAGGAAAAGGCATTTATCCCGAAGCATGGGGGCCTTTAGGTGCAGGGAAAACTGATATCCTTGTTAACCCGATCATCACCGGCATTGCCACCACACATGGCAAATCTGCTGCTCAAGTAATTCTGCGTTGGAACCTTCAGCGAGGAGTCATCGTAATACCTAAATCAATACACGAAGCCCGGTTAGTAGAGAACCTGAGTGTTACTGATTTCACTCTTACAGCGAAACAAATGGAAGAAATAAGTAAGCTGGACAAGAACCTACGTTTGGGCTCTCATCCCGATAATTTTAATTTTTAA
- a CDS encoding tRNA threonylcarbamoyladenosine dehydratase produces MGLERGIFKRTELLLGNDLMSKIASTKVIIFGVGGVGSWCAESLVRSGIGQLTIVDSDRICVTNINRQLMATTKTVGQVKVEALKTRLLEINPKAEINALQQIYSAETSDSFHLDEYDYIIDAIDSLENKAELIRTATKTKAVLFSSMGAALKMDPTKIKVAEFWKVIGCPLARALRNKFKKGERPSKKFLCVFSEELLENKGGNSSCGTDQCLCPKAKNGPGNSDLVNHEWCSLKARINGTMAHSTALFGFMIAGLVMQDLYKKE; encoded by the coding sequence ATGGGACTGGAAAGAGGCATTTTTAAGAGAACTGAATTATTGTTGGGCAATGACTTGATGAGCAAGATTGCCAGTACGAAAGTGATCATCTTTGGTGTAGGGGGTGTAGGCAGCTGGTGTGCCGAAAGCCTTGTAAGGTCGGGCATTGGCCAACTAACAATAGTAGATTCCGACCGGATCTGCGTAACGAACATCAACCGCCAGCTGATGGCAACCACAAAGACTGTAGGACAAGTAAAGGTTGAAGCTCTTAAAACTCGCTTACTCGAAATCAATCCCAAAGCAGAAATAAATGCTTTGCAACAAATCTATAGTGCCGAAACGTCGGACTCTTTTCATTTAGATGAATATGATTATATCATTGATGCTATCGATAGTCTGGAAAACAAGGCAGAACTGATCCGCACTGCAACAAAAACAAAAGCTGTATTATTCTCTTCCATGGGAGCGGCCCTGAAGATGGACCCTACAAAGATTAAGGTAGCCGAATTCTGGAAAGTAATAGGTTGCCCGCTAGCAAGGGCCCTCAGGAATAAGTTTAAAAAAGGAGAACGCCCCTCAAAGAAATTCCTCTGTGTGTTCAGCGAAGAGTTGCTCGAAAACAAAGGAGGCAATTCATCTTGCGGAACAGATCAATGTCTTTGCCCCAAAGCAAAAAACGGACCGGGCAATTCTGATTTAGTTAACCACGAGTGGTGTAGCCTCAAAGCACGCATAAACGGCACAATGGCACATAGCACTGCCCTATTTGGTTTCATGATAGCCGGACTTGTGATGCAAGATCTATATAAAAAAGAATAG
- a CDS encoding DUF4434 domain-containing protein — translation MKTNDRRDFLKKAALAGASALVAPSLFGFEKRESSVLSTSMESFSGSKLLVPQKNGLKITGTFLDEISHDIPHQNWGEKEWELDFRHMKSIGIDTVIMIRSGYRKFMTYPSKYLLNKGCYMPSVDLLDMFLRLAEKYGMKFYFGLYDSGKYWDTGDLSWEIEDNKYVIDEVWKNYGEKYKSFGGWYISGEISRKTKGAIGAFRAMGKQCKDVSGGLPTFISPWIDGKKAVMASGSNLTKANAISVEEHEKEWNEIFDGIHDVVDACAFQDGHIDYDELDAFFAVNKKLADRYGMQCWTNAESFDRDMPINFFPIKFDKLRMKLEAAQRAGYDKAITFEFSHFMSPQSAYLQAGHLYDRYKEYFQIK, via the coding sequence ATGAAAACAAATGATCGTAGAGACTTTCTTAAAAAAGCGGCTTTGGCAGGAGCTTCTGCTTTGGTTGCACCTTCCTTGTTTGGTTTTGAAAAACGAGAATCTTCTGTGTTATCAACTAGTATGGAATCGTTCTCTGGAAGTAAACTGCTGGTCCCTCAGAAAAATGGTCTAAAAATAACAGGTACTTTTCTCGATGAAATTTCTCATGATATTCCTCACCAGAACTGGGGTGAGAAAGAATGGGAGTTGGATTTTCGTCACATGAAGAGTATTGGCATAGATACGGTGATTATGATTCGTTCCGGTTATCGTAAGTTTATGACGTATCCTTCTAAATATCTGTTGAATAAGGGATGTTATATGCCATCGGTCGATCTGCTGGATATGTTTCTTCGGCTGGCTGAGAAGTATGGAATGAAATTCTACTTCGGATTATATGATTCCGGTAAATATTGGGATACGGGTGACTTAAGTTGGGAAATAGAGGATAACAAGTATGTAATAGATGAGGTGTGGAAAAACTATGGCGAGAAATATAAGAGTTTTGGTGGCTGGTATATCAGTGGTGAAATAAGTCGTAAAACAAAAGGCGCTATCGGGGCTTTTCGGGCAATGGGCAAACAATGCAAAGATGTTTCCGGAGGGCTGCCAACATTTATTTCTCCTTGGATTGATGGAAAAAAGGCGGTGATGGCTAGCGGCTCTAATCTGACTAAAGCGAATGCAATCTCTGTGGAAGAGCATGAAAAAGAGTGGAATGAAATCTTTGATGGAATCCATGATGTGGTTGATGCGTGTGCTTTTCAGGATGGGCATATCGATTATGATGAGTTGGATGCTTTTTTCGCTGTAAATAAGAAATTAGCAGATAGATACGGAATGCAGTGCTGGACGAATGCGGAGTCATTTGACCGTGATATGCCGATTAATTTTTTCCCCATTAAGTTTGATAAGCTTAGAATGAAACTAGAGGCTGCTCAGAGAGCTGGTTATGATAAGGCAATTACTTTCGAATTTTCTCATTTTATGAGTCCCCAATCTGCCTATCTACAAGCTGGACATCTATACGATAGGTATAAAGAATACTTTCAAATAAAGTGA
- a CDS encoding ROK family transcriptional regulator: protein MNQQFLKEIEIGSKSALVKKRIITHYIYNGSSTITDLSKELDLSVPTVTKFIGEMCEDGYLNDYGKLETSGGRHPSLYGLNPESGYFIGVDIKKFAINIGIINFKGEMVELKMNIPYKLENSIEGMNELCKLILNFIKKLAINKERILNINLNISGRVNPESGYSFSLFNFEERPLAEVLAERLKYKVTIDNDTRAMTYGEYMQGCVKGEKNIIFVNISWGIGIGIIIDGKIYNGKSGFAGEFGHVNTFDNEIICHCGKKGCLETEASGAALHRILLERVRNGENSILSGRVAVENEDPLTLDEIISAVSKEDVLCIEIVEEIGQKLGKQIAGLINIFNPELVIIGGSLSLTDDYITQPIKTAVRKYSLNLVNKDSVIMTSKLKDRAGIVGACMLARSRMFED from the coding sequence ATGAACCAACAATTCCTTAAAGAAATAGAGATCGGGTCTAAAAGTGCACTCGTCAAGAAGCGTATCATTACACATTATATATATAATGGCAGTTCTACCATAACGGATCTATCCAAGGAACTGGATCTGAGTGTACCTACTGTTACTAAATTCATCGGTGAAATGTGTGAGGATGGATATCTAAATGATTACGGCAAACTTGAAACAAGTGGAGGCAGACACCCCAGTTTATATGGACTTAATCCAGAATCAGGCTATTTTATAGGGGTTGACATCAAGAAATTTGCTATTAATATAGGTATCATCAACTTCAAAGGTGAAATGGTAGAGCTCAAAATGAACATTCCTTATAAGCTGGAGAATTCAATAGAAGGGATGAACGAATTATGTAAACTCATCTTAAACTTCATCAAAAAGCTCGCAATCAATAAGGAAAGAATTCTAAATATCAACCTCAATATCTCAGGGCGGGTAAATCCTGAATCCGGATACAGTTTCAGCTTATTCAACTTTGAAGAGCGCCCTTTGGCTGAGGTTTTAGCGGAGAGACTCAAATACAAGGTTACGATTGACAACGACACTCGCGCTATGACCTACGGCGAGTACATGCAGGGATGTGTGAAGGGAGAAAAAAACATTATCTTTGTTAATATCAGCTGGGGAATTGGCATTGGAATCATTATCGATGGAAAAATATATAACGGGAAGTCAGGTTTCGCCGGAGAGTTTGGGCACGTAAATACATTCGACAATGAAATCATCTGCCACTGTGGCAAGAAAGGTTGCTTAGAGACTGAAGCTTCAGGGGCTGCCCTTCATCGGATTTTGCTTGAACGAGTACGAAACGGAGAAAATTCCATATTATCCGGTCGGGTAGCAGTAGAAAACGAAGACCCGCTCACTCTCGACGAGATTATCTCAGCGGTTAGCAAAGAGGATGTGCTATGCATCGAGATCGTAGAAGAGATTGGTCAAAAGCTGGGGAAACAAATAGCCGGACTTATCAATATCTTTAATCCGGAACTGGTAATTATTGGCGGTAGTCTTTCATTAACCGATGATTACATCACGCAACCCATCAAAACTGCCGTTAGAAAATATTCTTTAAATCTGGTTAATAAAGACTCTGTTATTATGACTTCTAAACTAAAAGATCGCGCAGGAATCGTCGGAGCTTGTATGCTGGCAAGAAGTCGGATGTTCGAAGACTAA